A genomic region of Azoarcus sp. KH32C contains the following coding sequences:
- the acnB gene encoding bifunctional aconitate hydratase 2/2-methylisocitrate dehydratase, translating to MLEAYRAHVAERAALGIPPLPLSKQQTQDLVALLKNPPAGEEAFLVELITYRVPAGVDDAAKVKAEFLAKVAKGEEACVLISRAKATELLGTMLGGYNVKPLIDLLADAEVGAVAAEGLKKTLLVFDYFHDVAELAKGGNANAKAVMQSWADAEWFTSRPEVPASQKLTVFKVTGETNTDDLSPAPDAWSRPDIPLHALAMLKNPRPGIEADKAGERGPIKQLEALAKKGNLIAYVGDVVGTGSSRKSATNSVLWFTGEDIPFVPNKRFGGVCIGSKIAPIFFNTMEDAGALPIEIDAGQMDMGDEIELKVDGATGKVTALKNGAVIAESQLKTLVILDEVRAGGRIPLIIGRGLTTKAREFLGLPASTLFRLPQNPADSGKGYSLAQKMVGRACGLPEGKGILPGTYCEPKMTTVGSQDTTGPMTRDELKDLACLGFSADMVMQSFCHTAAYPKLVDVRMHRELPSFISTRGGVALRPGDGVIHSWLNRLLLPDTVGTGGDSHTRFPIGISFPAGSGLVAFAAATGVMPLDMPESVLVRFKGKLQNGVTLRDLVNAIPYYAIKQGLLTVEKKGKKNVFSGRILEIEGLPDLKVEQAFELSDAAAERSAAACAIQLNKEPIIEYMRSNITLMKWMIANGYSDARTLGRRIKAMEAWIAKPELLKADADAQYAAVIEIDLADVKEPIVACPNDPDDVKLLSEVAGDKIDEVFIGSCMTNIGHFRAAGKVLDGKSDIPTRLWIAPPTKMDAMILNEEGYYSVLGKSGARMEMPGCSLCMGNQAQIRKGSTAMSTSTRNFPNRLGIDTRVYLGSAELAAVCALMGKIPTVGEYMEQVQAVNAKAAEVYRYMNFDQIAEFSEVAATVTV from the coding sequence GTGCTTGAAGCCTACCGTGCCCATGTCGCCGAGCGCGCCGCCCTCGGCATCCCGCCGCTGCCGCTGTCGAAGCAGCAGACCCAGGACCTGGTTGCCTTGCTGAAGAATCCCCCCGCTGGCGAGGAAGCCTTCCTCGTTGAACTGATCACCTACCGCGTCCCGGCCGGCGTTGACGATGCCGCCAAGGTCAAGGCCGAGTTCCTGGCGAAAGTCGCCAAGGGTGAAGAAGCCTGTGTGCTGATTTCGCGCGCAAAGGCCACCGAGCTGCTCGGCACGATGCTGGGCGGCTACAACGTCAAGCCGCTGATCGACCTGCTGGCCGATGCCGAAGTCGGCGCCGTCGCCGCCGAAGGCCTGAAGAAGACCCTGCTGGTGTTCGACTACTTCCATGACGTCGCCGAACTCGCGAAGGGCGGTAATGCGAACGCCAAGGCCGTCATGCAGAGCTGGGCCGATGCCGAGTGGTTCACCTCGCGTCCGGAAGTCCCCGCCTCGCAAAAGCTGACCGTGTTCAAGGTCACGGGTGAGACCAACACCGACGACCTGTCGCCGGCTCCGGACGCCTGGTCGCGTCCCGACATCCCGCTGCATGCGCTGGCGATGCTGAAGAACCCGCGTCCGGGCATCGAAGCCGACAAGGCTGGCGAGCGTGGCCCGATCAAGCAACTCGAAGCGCTGGCCAAGAAGGGCAACCTGATCGCCTACGTCGGTGACGTCGTCGGCACGGGCTCCTCGCGCAAGTCCGCGACCAACTCGGTGCTGTGGTTCACCGGCGAAGACATCCCCTTCGTGCCGAACAAGCGCTTCGGTGGCGTGTGCATCGGCTCGAAGATCGCCCCGATCTTCTTCAACACCATGGAAGACGCTGGCGCGCTGCCGATCGAAATCGACGCCGGCCAGATGGACATGGGCGACGAGATCGAGCTGAAGGTCGATGGCGCCACCGGCAAGGTTACCGCGCTGAAGAACGGTGCCGTGATCGCCGAGTCGCAGCTGAAGACCTTGGTCATCCTCGACGAAGTGCGCGCCGGCGGCCGCATTCCGTTGATCATCGGCCGTGGCTTGACCACCAAGGCGCGTGAATTCCTCGGCCTGCCGGCCAGCACGCTGTTCCGCCTGCCGCAGAACCCGGCCGACTCCGGCAAGGGCTACTCGCTCGCGCAGAAGATGGTCGGCCGTGCCTGCGGTCTGCCGGAAGGCAAGGGCATCCTGCCGGGCACCTACTGCGAACCGAAGATGACCACCGTCGGCTCGCAGGACACCACCGGCCCGATGACGCGCGACGAGCTGAAGGATCTGGCCTGCCTCGGCTTCTCGGCCGACATGGTGATGCAGTCCTTCTGCCACACCGCTGCCTATCCGAAGCTGGTCGACGTTCGCATGCACCGCGAGCTGCCGTCCTTCATCTCGACCCGCGGCGGCGTTGCGCTGCGTCCGGGCGACGGTGTGATCCACTCGTGGCTGAACCGTCTGCTGCTGCCGGATACCGTCGGCACCGGCGGCGACTCGCACACCCGCTTCCCGATCGGCATCTCCTTCCCGGCCGGCTCTGGCCTCGTGGCCTTCGCCGCGGCGACCGGCGTGATGCCGCTCGACATGCCGGAATCGGTGCTGGTCCGTTTCAAGGGCAAGCTGCAGAACGGCGTCACGCTGCGTGACCTGGTCAACGCGATCCCCTACTACGCGATCAAGCAGGGCCTGTTGACCGTCGAGAAGAAGGGCAAGAAGAACGTCTTCTCGGGCCGCATCCTCGAAATCGAAGGTCTGCCGGACCTGAAGGTCGAACAGGCCTTTGAACTGTCCGACGCCGCTGCCGAGCGTTCCGCTGCCGCCTGCGCGATCCAGCTGAACAAGGAACCGATCATCGAGTACATGCGTTCGAACATCACGCTGATGAAGTGGATGATCGCGAACGGCTACTCGGACGCCCGCACGCTGGGCCGCCGCATCAAGGCGATGGAAGCCTGGATCGCCAAGCCGGAACTGCTGAAGGCCGACGCCGACGCCCAATACGCCGCCGTGATCGAGATCGATCTGGCCGACGTCAAGGAACCGATCGTCGCATGCCCGAACGACCCGGACGACGTCAAGCTGCTGTCCGAAGTTGCCGGCGACAAGATCGACGAAGTCTTCATCGGCTCGTGCATGACCAACATCGGCCACTTCCGCGCGGCCGGCAAGGTGCTCGATGGCAAGTCGGACATCCCGACCCGCCTGTGGATCGCCCCGCCGACCAAGATGGACGCGATGATCCTCAACGAGGAAGGCTACTACTCGGTGCTCGGCAAGTCCGGCGCCCGGATGGAAATGCCGGGCTGCTCGTTGTGCATGGGTAACCAGGCGCAGATCCGCAAGGGCTCGACCGCAATGTCGACCTCGACGCGTAACTTCCCGAACCGCCTCGGTATCGACACCCGCGTATATCTCGGCTCGGCGGAACTCGCCGCCGTGTGCGCGCTGATGGGCAAGATTCCGACGGTCGGCGAGTACATGGAGCAGGTCCAGGCCGTCAATGCCAAGGCTGCGGAGGTCTATCGCTACATGAACTTCGACCAGATCGCCGAGTTCAGCGAGGTGGCCGCGACCGTCACGGTCTAA
- the orn gene encoding oligoribonuclease, protein MAQDQNHLIWLDMEMTGLEPDRDRIIEVAIVITDSQLNTVAEAQVLAVHQPDAVLDGMDDWNKNTHGKSGLTERVRTSILGEAEVEARMLAFLQEYVPSRTSPMCGNSVCQDRRFMARYMPQLEAWFHYRNLDVSTLKELARRWRPEVYQGVKKAGKHEALSDIYESINELRHYRDNFLRLQG, encoded by the coding sequence ATGGCACAGGATCAGAATCACCTCATCTGGCTGGACATGGAGATGACCGGGCTCGAGCCGGATCGCGACCGCATCATCGAAGTTGCGATCGTCATCACCGATTCGCAGCTCAACACGGTGGCCGAAGCGCAGGTGCTGGCCGTGCACCAGCCCGATGCCGTGCTCGACGGCATGGACGACTGGAACAAGAATACCCACGGCAAGTCGGGGTTGACCGAGCGCGTGCGGACCTCGATCCTCGGCGAGGCGGAGGTCGAGGCGCGGATGCTGGCATTCCTGCAAGAATACGTGCCTTCACGCACTTCGCCGATGTGTGGCAATTCGGTCTGCCAGGATCGGCGCTTCATGGCCCGCTACATGCCGCAGCTCGAGGCCTGGTTCCACTATCGCAACCTCGACGTCTCGACGCTGAAGGAGCTGGCCCGCCGTTGGCGACCCGAGGTCTACCAGGGGGTCAAGAAGGCGGGCAAGCATGAAGCGCTGTCCGACATCTACGAATCGATCAACGAACTGCGCCACTACCGGGACAATTTCCTGCGCCTGCAGGGCTGA
- a CDS encoding DUF4922 domain-containing protein: protein MTDDLLHRIDDTLRRATDSGALQPIRTEQTHVRDAGFDFTVRWVSTLALKDAARVNEAVRRDPTFNPFLPPDPQLTVGPLGERHLAVLNKFPVIERHLLIVTRAFEEQCAPLTLADFDALAIVMRKHGGLGFYNGGPDAGASQRHKHLQWIPGSGEGTKLDPFTRALPTGTGPIVHPALPWRQCFVRIRPHFGGAAMLSAFEAGCRALGIDSAADPMPPYNFLATLDWMVVIPRSCERHHEISVNALGFAGSLFVRHPEQIDTVRDIGPLSLLTAVAQA from the coding sequence ATGACTGACGATCTGCTGCATCGCATCGACGATACACTTCGCCGCGCGACCGACTCCGGGGCGCTGCAGCCGATTCGCACCGAGCAAACGCATGTCCGGGATGCCGGCTTCGACTTCACCGTACGCTGGGTCTCCACGCTCGCACTGAAGGACGCCGCCCGCGTAAACGAAGCGGTCCGACGCGACCCGACTTTCAATCCCTTTCTCCCGCCCGATCCGCAGCTCACCGTCGGCCCGCTCGGAGAGCGCCACCTCGCCGTACTGAACAAGTTTCCGGTGATCGAGCGCCACTTGCTGATCGTGACGCGCGCCTTCGAAGAACAATGCGCGCCGCTGACCCTTGCCGATTTCGATGCGCTGGCGATAGTGATGCGCAAGCACGGCGGCCTCGGCTTCTACAATGGCGGGCCGGACGCCGGCGCAAGTCAGCGGCACAAGCACCTGCAATGGATTCCGGGAAGCGGTGAAGGCACAAAGCTGGATCCGTTTACCCGCGCACTGCCGACGGGAACCGGCCCGATCGTCCATCCGGCCCTGCCGTGGCGTCAGTGCTTCGTGCGCATCCGGCCGCACTTCGGCGGCGCCGCAATGCTGTCGGCGTTCGAAGCCGGCTGCCGCGCACTCGGCATCGACAGCGCGGCCGATCCCATGCCACCCTATAACTTTCTCGCCACACTCGACTGGATGGTGGTGATTCCGCGCAGCTGCGAACGCCACCACGAAATTTCAGTCAATGCGCTCGGCTTTGCCGGTTCGCTGTTCGTACGGCACCCCGAACAGATCGACACCGTGCGCGACATCGGCCCGCTCAGCCTGCTGACGGCCGTTGCCCAGGCCTGA
- a CDS encoding YchJ family protein, with the protein MATSLCPCQSGKCFADCCAPVLAGELSATNAETLMRSRYTAFTLGDEGYLLRSWHPSTRPGSLDLNAEPLPKWIGLQVRQHVQTGENSAIVEFVARYRVGGRAQRLHETSRFRRENGQWLYVDGDIGD; encoded by the coding sequence ATGGCCACCTCCCTCTGCCCCTGCCAATCCGGCAAATGCTTCGCCGACTGCTGCGCCCCGGTACTTGCCGGAGAATTGTCCGCGACGAATGCCGAGACCCTGATGCGCAGCCGCTACACGGCGTTCACGCTTGGCGACGAGGGGTACTTGCTCAGGAGCTGGCATCCCAGCACACGCCCAGGCTCCCTCGATCTCAACGCCGAGCCGCTGCCGAAATGGATCGGACTTCAGGTCCGCCAGCATGTCCAGACCGGCGAGAACTCCGCGATCGTCGAATTCGTCGCCCGCTACCGCGTCGGCGGGCGAGCCCAGCGCCTGCACGAAACGAGCCGCTTCCGCCGTGAAAACGGACAGTGGCTCTATGTCGACGGAGACATCGGCGACTGA
- a CDS encoding tRNA-dihydrouridine synthase, giving the protein MRLILAPMEGLLDDVLRDVLTRAAVYDWAVSEFMRVSGTLLPHRFYSRLCPELLTGGRTAAGTAVRLQLLGSDPSCIAENAAHLLALAPPGIDLNFGCPAPTVNRHRGGAALLDEPDLLHDIAAAVRAVVPRSLPFTAKMRLGIADKGRAVECARALAAGGVDELIVHARTKSEGYRPPAHWEWVGLVADAVSIPVVANGEVWSEADWMRCREVSGVADVMLGRGAVADPFLATRIRRKAEGTPSGEPDREAEWEALKPLLALFWWRVQRKLAPRFAPGRLKQWLNLLRRNHPGAEGLFQEIRALPRVGEIDAALGRYGIPVEAVALAA; this is encoded by the coding sequence TTGCGCCTGATTCTCGCGCCGATGGAGGGCTTGCTCGACGATGTCCTGCGGGACGTTCTGACGCGCGCGGCCGTCTACGATTGGGCGGTCAGCGAATTCATGCGCGTATCCGGCACGCTCTTGCCGCATCGGTTCTACAGCCGCCTGTGTCCCGAGTTGCTCACCGGCGGACGCACGGCGGCCGGCACTGCGGTGCGGCTCCAGCTCCTCGGCTCCGATCCGTCCTGCATCGCCGAAAACGCGGCGCATCTGCTGGCGCTGGCGCCCCCGGGCATCGATCTGAATTTCGGCTGTCCGGCGCCCACCGTGAATCGCCATCGCGGCGGCGCGGCGCTTCTGGATGAACCCGATCTGCTGCACGACATCGCAGCCGCCGTGCGCGCCGTCGTCCCGCGCTCCTTGCCGTTCACTGCCAAGATGCGGCTCGGCATTGCGGACAAGGGCAGGGCCGTCGAGTGCGCGCGGGCGCTCGCTGCCGGGGGCGTCGATGAGCTCATCGTCCATGCCAGGACCAAGTCCGAGGGGTATCGGCCGCCGGCTCATTGGGAATGGGTCGGCCTGGTCGCCGATGCGGTTTCAATCCCAGTCGTTGCGAACGGCGAGGTGTGGAGCGAGGCCGACTGGATGCGCTGCCGCGAGGTCAGCGGAGTCGCGGACGTGATGCTCGGACGCGGCGCGGTCGCCGACCCATTCCTCGCGACGCGGATTCGTCGTAAGGCAGAGGGGACGCCGTCCGGAGAACCCGATCGCGAAGCCGAGTGGGAAGCTCTGAAGCCCTTGCTTGCCTTGTTCTGGTGGCGCGTGCAGCGCAAGCTCGCACCGCGGTTTGCGCCGGGTCGCCTGAAACAGTGGCTCAACCTCTTGCGGCGGAACCATCCGGGCGCCGAAGGCCTCTTTCAGGAGATCCGCGCACTGCCCCGGGTCGGAGAGATCGATGCGGCCCTCGGAAGATATGGCATACCGGTGGAGGCGGTCGCACTGGCCGCATAG
- the rpmE gene encoding 50S ribosomal protein L31 yields MKADIHPNYKEVEVTCSCGNTFTTRSTLGKPALHVEVCASCHPFWTGKQKIVDTAGRVERFRQKYGNVQRAS; encoded by the coding sequence ATGAAAGCGGATATCCATCCCAATTACAAAGAAGTGGAAGTGACCTGCTCCTGCGGCAACACCTTCACGACCCGCTCGACGCTTGGCAAGCCCGCCCTGCACGTCGAAGTGTGCGCTTCGTGCCATCCTTTCTGGACTGGCAAGCAGAAGATCGTCGACACCGCCGGCCGTGTCGAGCGCTTCCGCCAGAAGTACGGCAACGTCCAGCGCGCCAGCTAA
- a CDS encoding YkgJ family cysteine cluster protein, with protein sequence MLVGSSHGTVAGAPVSGDNCVRCGACCAAFRVDFHRSELASAMPGGVPDAMTVPVIRRLVRMRGTDTASPRCIALDGEIGVEVRCTIYDSRPSPCRDFAPYAPIGIGEDACDRARARHGLKPL encoded by the coding sequence GTGCTTGTCGGCAGCTCGCACGGGACGGTCGCGGGGGCCCCGGTGAGCGGCGACAACTGCGTCCGTTGCGGCGCGTGCTGTGCGGCATTTCGCGTGGATTTCCATCGTTCGGAACTCGCGAGCGCGATGCCGGGAGGCGTGCCGGATGCGATGACGGTTCCGGTGATACGCCGTCTGGTGCGCATGCGTGGCACCGACACCGCATCGCCCCGCTGCATCGCTCTCGACGGCGAGATCGGCGTCGAGGTCCGTTGCACGATTTACGACAGCAGGCCGTCGCCGTGCCGCGATTTTGCCCCCTACGCGCCGATCGGCATCGGCGAAGACGCCTGCGATCGAGCGCGGGCGCGGCACGGGCTGAAGCCTTTGTGA
- a CDS encoding UPF0149 family protein — MTTEDSGMNDETNPHILDDEDFEALEELLTSDVVPEDCMNLEMLDGFLAAVLSSPDRIEPEDWLPCVWSAHGDEVSFGSGSQMQRAIRLVRRYYNELATTIGEPEGWEPFCYASSEGDSPAIGEEWIDGFAQGLELWAADWEAGIPEVTVQKVRADLDALIAPWMDEAAAQANEEQRLAWLQSAVDGISGIIAQWREVGRGEIELLSIDEPARPAAAAVGRNDPCPCGSGKKYKKCCGAAL, encoded by the coding sequence ATGACGACCGAAGATTCCGGGATGAACGACGAGACCAATCCTCATATCCTCGATGACGAGGATTTCGAGGCGCTGGAGGAGCTGCTGACTTCGGACGTGGTGCCCGAGGACTGCATGAACCTGGAAATGCTCGACGGCTTTCTGGCCGCCGTGCTGAGTTCGCCAGACCGCATCGAGCCGGAGGATTGGCTGCCGTGCGTGTGGTCGGCTCACGGGGATGAAGTGTCCTTCGGTTCCGGCAGCCAGATGCAGCGCGCGATTCGCCTTGTGCGGCGCTATTACAACGAACTGGCGACGACGATCGGCGAACCCGAAGGCTGGGAGCCGTTCTGCTACGCGTCGAGCGAGGGCGATTCGCCGGCGATCGGCGAGGAGTGGATCGACGGCTTCGCGCAGGGGCTGGAACTGTGGGCGGCGGACTGGGAGGCCGGCATCCCCGAGGTGACGGTGCAGAAGGTGCGCGCCGATCTGGACGCGCTGATCGCGCCCTGGATGGACGAGGCCGCGGCGCAAGCCAACGAGGAGCAGCGGCTCGCGTGGTTGCAGTCTGCGGTCGATGGAATCAGTGGAATCATCGCGCAGTGGCGCGAGGTCGGTCGAGGCGAGATCGAGCTCCTGTCGATCGACGAACCCGCGCGGCCGGCGGCCGCGGCAGTCGGTCGCAACGACCCCTGTCCGTGCGGAAGCGGGAAGAAGTACAAGAAGTGTTGCGGGGCGGCGCTGTGA
- a CDS encoding glycosyltransferase family 39 protein, translating to MTGENRTPSPLQRHIFGPAGLALLIGLYLLTGLIGHDPWRGDDARYFGPIFEMLRGEHLLFPSIGGQPSTDFPPLYYWTGALLARLASPFLPLHDGARLATTLYTALAIFWIARAAARLYGRQTRTPAALLTLGTLGLVLHAHETQPMIALMSMQAMTLAGLSLVPARPALGSLQAGAGATLAFLAGGAPGVILTIPLFLIVVTASPECRNPRASGGLILGLSIAIVTSALWPLLLHYQTQELLELWWRNEWLDLLSDPLGAADIGRFTKAFSWFAWPLWPLALWSLWRMRRRLLSIPTLLPICELALVLLWIVLNGNVSPTALLPLIPPLALLAAGGIPSLRRGAANAFDWFAVMTFGVFAILAWIAWSAQVFAWPPGLARHLTRVAPDFTLRDPSVTALAGGAITLLWILIVWRLPRSIDRAPANWAIGMTMLWCLTIALLKPWFEHDRSYRPLANSLAIALAGERTSCVAGLNVTPSQRASLHYFANIEIEKVTGNTTPCSFLLVVDDHPSNGVRPTAEWQQIWEFRRGGGKQLETFRLYRRERDAGISHLE from the coding sequence ATGACTGGTGAAAACCGAACCCCTTCGCCGTTGCAACGCCACATTTTCGGACCGGCCGGACTCGCGCTGCTGATCGGCCTGTACCTACTCACCGGCCTGATCGGACACGATCCCTGGCGCGGCGACGATGCACGCTATTTCGGCCCCATCTTCGAGATGCTGCGGGGCGAGCACCTGCTGTTCCCGTCGATCGGCGGGCAGCCGTCAACGGACTTCCCCCCGCTCTACTATTGGACCGGCGCCCTTCTCGCACGCCTGGCCTCGCCCTTCCTTCCGCTTCACGACGGCGCACGCCTCGCCACCACGCTCTACACAGCCTTGGCGATCTTCTGGATCGCCCGGGCCGCGGCACGGCTATATGGACGCCAGACCCGCACTCCTGCCGCGCTGCTGACGCTCGGCACCTTGGGACTCGTGCTGCACGCCCATGAAACCCAGCCGATGATCGCACTGATGTCGATGCAGGCGATGACGCTCGCAGGCCTTTCGCTCGTCCCCGCCCGACCGGCACTGGGCAGCCTTCAGGCCGGCGCGGGCGCGACGCTCGCCTTCCTCGCCGGCGGCGCACCCGGTGTCATCCTGACGATCCCGCTGTTCCTCATCGTCGTGACGGCGAGCCCGGAGTGCCGCAACCCTCGCGCGAGCGGCGGTCTCATCCTTGGCCTGAGCATCGCCATCGTCACCTCGGCCCTGTGGCCGCTGCTGCTTCATTATCAGACTCAGGAACTCCTCGAGCTCTGGTGGCGCAATGAATGGCTGGATCTATTGTCCGATCCGCTGGGCGCCGCCGACATCGGTCGCTTCACCAAGGCTTTCAGTTGGTTTGCCTGGCCGCTGTGGCCGCTTGCCCTGTGGTCGCTGTGGCGCATGCGTCGACGGCTGCTGAGCATCCCCACACTCCTGCCGATCTGCGAACTCGCACTCGTCCTGCTGTGGATCGTCCTGAACGGCAACGTCAGCCCGACGGCATTGCTCCCCCTGATTCCGCCGCTGGCGTTGCTTGCGGCGGGCGGGATCCCGAGTCTGCGTAGAGGTGCCGCGAACGCGTTCGACTGGTTCGCCGTGATGACCTTCGGCGTCTTCGCGATCCTCGCGTGGATTGCCTGGAGTGCGCAGGTGTTTGCCTGGCCACCCGGGCTCGCGCGCCACCTGACGCGGGTCGCCCCCGATTTCACGCTCCGCGATCCGTCGGTGACTGCGCTCGCAGGCGGCGCGATTACCCTGCTGTGGATCCTCATCGTCTGGCGGCTGCCCCGCTCGATCGATCGCGCCCCGGCAAACTGGGCCATCGGCATGACGATGCTGTGGTGCCTGACGATTGCCCTGCTCAAGCCTTGGTTCGAGCACGACCGCAGCTACCGCCCGCTCGCCAACTCGCTGGCGATCGCGCTGGCCGGCGAGCGCACCAGCTGCGTCGCCGGTCTGAACGTGACGCCGAGTCAGCGGGCCTCGTTGCACTACTTCGCGAACATCGAGATCGAAAAAGTGACCGGCAATACGACACCCTGCAGCTTCCTGCTGGTCGTCGACGATCACCCCTCCAACGGCGTCCGACCGACGGCCGAATGGCAGCAGATCTGGGAATTCAGGCGCGGCGGAGGCAAGCAACTCGAGACCTTCCGCCTCTACCGACGCGAAAGAGACGCCGGCATTTCACATCTTGAATGA
- a CDS encoding RNA-binding S4 domain-containing protein, translating into MAVSFAVRGEYIQLDQLLKAVGLVGTGGQAHAAVEAGEVRVDGKVESRKRAKLRPGARVSFAGEEIVLVPDA; encoded by the coding sequence ATGGCGGTTTCCTTTGCCGTGCGCGGCGAATACATCCAGCTGGACCAGTTGCTGAAGGCGGTCGGTCTCGTGGGTACGGGGGGGCAGGCGCACGCCGCCGTGGAGGCGGGGGAGGTTCGCGTCGACGGCAAGGTGGAGTCGCGCAAGCGGGCGAAGCTGCGGCCGGGTGCGCGCGTCAGTTTTGCCGGTGAGGAGATCGTGCTGGTCCCGGACGCGTAG
- a CDS encoding YkgJ family cysteine cluster protein — MSDPNPCLGCGMCCVHFRISFYWAEADDAPGGFVPVHLTEKLNHHLRCMKGSNEVPRRCTALAGEPGGQVHCTIYEKRPTPCREFPAFLEDGAPNPKCNELRAQIGLPPLEPLSPTA, encoded by the coding sequence ATGAGTGACCCGAATCCCTGCCTGGGATGCGGCATGTGCTGCGTCCATTTCCGGATCTCGTTCTATTGGGCCGAAGCGGACGATGCCCCCGGCGGATTCGTGCCTGTCCATCTGACCGAGAAGCTCAATCACCATTTGCGCTGCATGAAGGGCTCGAACGAGGTGCCGCGTCGATGCACGGCGTTGGCGGGCGAGCCCGGCGGACAGGTGCACTGCACGATCTATGAGAAGCGTCCGACGCCGTGCCGTGAATTCCCGGCCTTCCTCGAAGACGGTGCGCCGAATCCGAAGTGCAACGAGTTGCGCGCGCAGATCGGCCTGCCGCCGCTCGAGCCGCTGTCGCCTACAGCCTGA
- a CDS encoding tRNA (guanosine(46)-N(7))-methyltransferase TrmB: protein MSYANSRIPASAQGGVHEQLERRVLRHLAEPFLKPYADYNRDAFAASLAGWDRVAPLILDAGCGVGHSTIQLARAYPDHWVIGVDQSEDRLTRRKPYPEALMPRNLVFVRADLVDYWRLAHEAGLRLARHYVLYPNPWPKIGHVARRWHGHPVFPFIPKLGGVLECRSNWSVYAEEFAFALRLVTGREIAVETFEAPVPLTPFERKYRDSGQTLYRVVCDLEDGACTGAPVGAR, encoded by the coding sequence ATGAGCTACGCAAATTCACGTATTCCCGCAAGCGCCCAGGGCGGCGTCCACGAGCAGCTCGAGCGACGGGTACTGCGACATCTCGCGGAGCCGTTCCTCAAGCCCTACGCCGACTACAACCGCGACGCCTTCGCGGCGAGCCTCGCCGGGTGGGACCGCGTCGCGCCGCTGATCCTGGACGCCGGCTGCGGCGTCGGACACAGCACCATCCAGCTCGCACGGGCGTATCCGGACCACTGGGTGATCGGCGTCGATCAGTCGGAGGATCGTCTGACCCGTCGCAAGCCCTATCCGGAGGCACTGATGCCGCGCAATCTCGTATTCGTGCGCGCCGATCTCGTCGATTACTGGCGCCTCGCACACGAGGCCGGACTGCGACTGGCAAGGCATTATGTCCTGTATCCGAACCCCTGGCCGAAGATCGGGCATGTGGCGCGACGCTGGCACGGGCACCCGGTTTTCCCATTCATTCCGAAGCTGGGCGGGGTGCTGGAGTGCCGCAGCAACTGGTCGGTGTATGCCGAGGAGTTCGCGTTCGCGCTGAGGCTGGTGACCGGCCGCGAGATCGCCGTCGAAACCTTCGAGGCGCCCGTGCCGCTGACGCCGTTCGAGCGCAAGTATCGCGATTCCGGCCAGACGCTCTATCGTGTGGTGTGCGATCTCGAAGACGGCGCTTGCACCGGCGCGCCGGTTGGCGCACGCTGA